One stretch of Halapricum desulfuricans DNA includes these proteins:
- a CDS encoding DUF3311 domain-containing protein, with protein sequence MTERVQIALWGAVAFVLITLAVPWFMWRSGEVVAGLPIWIWWHVGWLALASVVFYVFTRRAWGLGVERGGGHRG encoded by the coding sequence GTGACCGAACGAGTACAGATCGCATTGTGGGGCGCAGTCGCGTTCGTCCTGATCACACTGGCCGTGCCGTGGTTCATGTGGCGTTCAGGGGAAGTCGTCGCCGGATTGCCGATATGGATCTGGTGGCACGTCGGCTGGCTCGCGCTGGCGAGTGTCGTCTTCTACGTGTTCACCCGACGAGCGTGGGGACTCGGCGTCGAGCGCGGAGGTGGTCACCGTGGCTAA
- a CDS encoding sodium:solute symporter family protein, whose protein sequence is MANVGLQVGIIVGYLVVALAIGLLAYRLTERTAEDYYLAGRTLGTVVLLFTTFATLLSAFTFFGGPNASAANGPEWILVMGVMDGVIFAVLWYVIGYKQWLVGQHEGYVTLGEMLGDRFGSTALRITVAVISVFWLFPYVMLQQQGAGTALKALTDGAIPYWVGAGGITLFMIGYVALAGMRGVAWTDTLQGLFMLVMVWVAFGWVLVSIGGPVTATSRLAETNPEFLKLGGGAYSPAYIVSTAVSIAFGVTMFPQVNQRFFVAKSEAVLKRTFALWPVLVVLLFVPAFMLGAWAAGYGISPADGNVLPLLLNEFTPGWFAALVIAGAMAAMMSSSDSMLLSGSSYMTRDIYRQVAERASQRREDLIARVGVAVFATLSFVASLFQPGTLVEIGETAFGGFAQLALPVIVALYWAGTTRKGMLVGVLGSQAFYLASVFLSAVPSSYLGGWSASVVGMVLGLVLTVGVSLVTAAAPEENASRFSDLQAIDAD, encoded by the coding sequence GTGGCTAACGTCGGGTTGCAGGTCGGGATCATCGTCGGCTATCTGGTTGTCGCGCTGGCGATCGGGTTGCTCGCCTATCGGCTGACCGAGCGCACCGCGGAGGACTACTATCTGGCCGGTCGAACGCTCGGAACGGTCGTACTGTTGTTTACCACCTTTGCGACGCTGCTGTCGGCGTTCACGTTCTTCGGGGGGCCAAACGCCTCTGCGGCGAACGGTCCGGAGTGGATCCTCGTCATGGGCGTGATGGACGGTGTCATCTTTGCGGTGCTGTGGTACGTGATCGGCTACAAACAGTGGCTGGTCGGCCAGCACGAGGGCTACGTGACGCTGGGCGAGATGCTCGGCGATCGGTTCGGGTCGACCGCGCTGCGAATCACTGTCGCAGTCATCAGCGTCTTCTGGCTGTTCCCGTACGTCATGCTCCAGCAGCAGGGCGCTGGAACGGCCCTGAAAGCGCTGACCGACGGGGCGATCCCCTACTGGGTCGGGGCCGGCGGCATCACGCTGTTCATGATCGGCTACGTCGCGCTGGCGGGCATGCGAGGGGTCGCCTGGACGGACACCCTTCAGGGACTGTTCATGCTCGTGATGGTCTGGGTGGCCTTCGGGTGGGTCCTCGTCTCGATCGGTGGCCCCGTCACGGCTACCAGCCGACTCGCGGAGACGAATCCGGAGTTCCTCAAACTCGGCGGCGGCGCGTACTCGCCGGCGTACATCGTTTCAACGGCCGTCTCGATCGCCTTCGGCGTGACGATGTTCCCGCAGGTTAACCAGCGGTTTTTCGTCGCCAAGTCCGAGGCCGTCCTCAAGCGGACGTTCGCTCTGTGGCCCGTGCTCGTGGTCCTGCTGTTCGTCCCGGCGTTCATGCTCGGCGCGTGGGCGGCCGGATACGGGATCTCTCCAGCGGACGGCAACGTCCTGCCGCTGTTGCTCAACGAATTCACGCCCGGCTGGTTCGCCGCGCTGGTCATCGCCGGCGCGATGGCCGCGATGATGTCCTCAAGCGATTCGATGCTGCTGTCCGGCTCGTCGTACATGACGCGTGACATCTATCGACAGGTCGCCGAGCGTGCCAGCCAGCGTCGCGAGGACCTGATCGCCCGGGTCGGCGTGGCCGTCTTCGCGACGCTGTCGTTCGTCGCGAGTCTGTTCCAGCCCGGGACGCTCGTCGAGATCGGCGAGACGGCGTTCGGCGGGTTCGCACAGCTCGCGCTGCCCGTGATCGTCGCGCTCTACTGGGCCGGCACGACGCGCAAGGGCATGCTGGTCGGCGTGCTCGGCAGTCAGGCGTTCTATCTCGCTAGCGTCTTCCTGTCGGCCGTCCCGTCGTCGTATCTCGGCGGCTGGTCTGCCTCGGTCGTCGGGATGGTCCTCGGGCTGGTGCTCACAGTGGGCGTCTCGCTCGTCACCGCCGCCGCGCCGGAGGAGAACGCCAGCCGGTTCAGCGATCTGCAGGCGATCGACGCGGACTGA
- a CDS encoding NAD(P)/FAD-dependent oxidoreductase — protein MSDETDLHEYEVVVVGGGPAGMTAALYSTRLGHRTAIVSRGGGRAAMMQEVHNLLGIREETSGMELLQIGQEQLDAYGCDSYRDMITSCSRPEDDEKRFRLSGNSADYAAEMVVLATGFNDVRPDPPLPRTGRGLHYCLHCDAHMFVDEPVYVMGHGESAVHVAAIMLNFTDEVDLLTRGKEPEWSDDSAAVLENHPIDVIHADVTGVQNGEDGWLKALEFEDSVGQRPTSSRTESADDKTREYRGGFAMYGAAYNNGLARELGCAINDDGTIEVGDHGETTVDGVYAVGDCTPGHNQLPIALGQGAKAGIDIHFQLRDFPREPEKLADLGAVRNEEVPGIPDELLEQAVDFHTYERQ, from the coding sequence GTGAGCGACGAAACAGATCTCCACGAGTACGAAGTCGTCGTGGTCGGGGGCGGTCCTGCGGGCATGACGGCGGCGCTATACAGCACACGACTCGGCCACCGGACGGCGATCGTCTCCCGCGGCGGTGGCCGTGCAGCGATGATGCAGGAAGTGCATAACCTGCTTGGCATCCGCGAAGAGACCAGCGGGATGGAGTTGCTCCAGATCGGCCAGGAGCAACTCGACGCGTACGGCTGTGACAGCTACCGCGACATGATCACCTCCTGCTCCCGTCCGGAGGACGACGAGAAGCGCTTCCGGCTGTCGGGCAACAGCGCCGATTACGCCGCCGAGATGGTCGTGCTCGCGACAGGATTCAACGACGTCCGTCCGGATCCGCCGCTGCCACGGACTGGCCGGGGATTGCACTACTGCCTGCACTGTGACGCTCACATGTTCGTCGACGAACCGGTCTACGTGATGGGCCACGGCGAAAGCGCCGTCCACGTCGCTGCGATTATGCTGAACTTCACCGACGAAGTGGATCTACTGACCCGTGGTAAGGAGCCCGAGTGGAGCGACGATAGCGCCGCCGTCCTGGAGAACCACCCGATCGACGTGATCCACGCGGACGTCACTGGCGTCCAGAACGGCGAGGACGGGTGGCTGAAAGCCCTGGAATTCGAGGACAGCGTGGGACAGCGTCCAACGAGCAGCCGGACGGAATCCGCCGACGACAAGACCCGCGAGTACAGGGGTGGCTTCGCGATGTACGGTGCGGCGTACAACAACGGCCTGGCGCGGGAACTCGGCTGTGCGATCAACGACGACGGCACGATCGAGGTCGGCGACCACGGCGAGACGACTGTCGACGGTGTGTATGCAGTGGGCGACTGCACGCCGGGGCACAACCAGCTCCCGATCGCGCTCGGTCAGGGTGCGAAGGCCGGCATCGACATTCACTTCCAGTTGCGGGACTTCCCGCGCGAACCCGAGAAACTCGCCGACCTGGGGGCCGTCCGCAACGAGGAAGTGCCCGGGATCCCGGACGAGTTGCTGGAGCAGGCGGTCGATTTCCACACTTACGAACGACAGTGA
- a CDS encoding helix-turn-helix domain-containing protein: protein MSQDSSGGEPQFHSQTPEDGRLADRPYAIYRCRDCRNVVLSMQDCDGGMTCHGEPMERVEETAMDVKPPDIREVLLDAFGLPKAGLDICLCVIGEGPLSPAAVAAELDYDESTVRTYLNELVDLGLLEKSQLNREGGGFVSVYHSADLDEMRRETLTGFYVWAGEAAALIEEANLTKAEYLDADHDERLDTVFWEQFTDGRDT from the coding sequence ATGAGCCAGGATTCATCCGGGGGAGAGCCACAGTTTCACTCTCAGACGCCCGAAGACGGGCGGCTCGCCGATCGTCCCTACGCCATCTACCGCTGTAGAGACTGTCGGAACGTGGTCCTCTCGATGCAGGACTGCGACGGCGGGATGACCTGCCACGGCGAGCCGATGGAGCGGGTCGAGGAAACCGCGATGGACGTCAAGCCGCCGGACATTCGAGAAGTGCTGCTCGATGCCTTTGGCCTCCCGAAGGCCGGTCTCGACATCTGTCTGTGTGTCATCGGCGAGGGACCGCTCTCTCCGGCGGCGGTCGCCGCCGAGCTAGACTACGACGAGAGCACCGTGCGGACCTATCTCAACGAACTCGTCGACCTCGGCCTGCTCGAGAAGTCCCAGCTCAACCGCGAGGGCGGCGGCTTCGTCTCGGTGTATCACTCCGCCGACCTGGATGAAATGCGCCGGGAAACGCTGACGGGCTTTTACGTCTGGGCCGGCGAGGCCGCGGCGCTGATCGAGGAAGCCAATCTCACGAAAGCCGAATACCTCGACGCCGACCACGACGAGCGCCTCGACACCGTGTTCTGGGAACAGTTCACAGACGGACGAGACACATAA
- a CDS encoding winged helix-turn-helix transcriptional regulator, which produces MSSDAYTLTAAADETGVTPPRFVDPGEAFDSIQTITGRKWSLRIVYHLLESGPMGFSDLKDALDGVSSKMLSESLSLLEEHRLVRRELVSDQPVRVEYSLTERGAALRPAVNALLWWDAEFDRDVDR; this is translated from the coding sequence ATGAGTTCAGACGCGTATACACTGACGGCGGCCGCTGACGAGACGGGTGTGACCCCGCCCCGGTTCGTCGATCCAGGCGAGGCGTTCGATTCCATCCAGACGATCACCGGTCGGAAATGGAGCCTCCGGATCGTGTACCATCTGCTCGAGTCCGGACCCATGGGGTTCAGCGATCTCAAGGACGCACTCGACGGCGTCTCGTCGAAGATGCTCTCCGAGAGCCTCTCGTTGCTGGAAGAGCACCGACTCGTCCGCCGAGAGCTCGTCAGCGACCAGCCGGTCCGGGTCGAGTACTCACTTACCGAGCGCGGGGCGGCCCTGCGTCCGGCCGTCAATGCACTCCTCTGGTGGGACGCGGAATTCGATCGCGACGTCGACAGATGA
- a CDS encoding winged helix-turn-helix domain-containing protein, producing MEQIDERILEFLYDDGWATPSMLAREAGIEAGEGRISDRCERLVYAGFVAPVHGDMYEITRWGQLYVEGEVDAEHQPTPTVERALR from the coding sequence ATGGAACAGATCGACGAACGGATCCTCGAATTTTTATACGATGACGGATGGGCCACGCCGTCGATGTTAGCTCGCGAAGCTGGGATCGAAGCCGGTGAAGGCCGGATTTCGGATCGGTGTGAACGACTGGTCTACGCAGGATTTGTCGCGCCCGTTCATGGCGACATGTACGAGATCACGCGGTGGGGACAGCTGTATGTAGAAGGCGAAGTCGATGCGGAGCATCAGCCAACACCGACTGTGGAGCGTGCATTACGTTAG
- a CDS encoding DNA-methyltransferase → MTESDELREYIPESCEDLLGKEANDLRSDIPELARDKARMGEVEQAVKSLPSEHELYQGDARDLSMIEDESVELVLTSPPYFNLKDYENSTGGEDQLGDINDYEDFNEQIDQVWKQAYEKLVPGGRMCVVVGDVLRSRSEHGRHRVVPLHATIQEHSIDIGFDNLAPIIWYKIGNASLEAGGNARFLGKPYEPGAVIKNDIEYILLFRKPGGYRSPSIEERILSVIEADDHQKMFRQLWDDIQGEPQTDHPAPYPAELAERLIRMFSFAGDTVLDPFAGTGSTAVAASRIGRNSVSVELEEQYVDVAEDRIKSERGTLTNFENLNVEIVR, encoded by the coding sequence ATGACTGAATCCGATGAACTTCGGGAGTATATTCCCGAGAGTTGTGAGGATCTTCTGGGGAAGGAAGCCAACGATCTGCGGTCGGACATTCCCGAGCTAGCCCGCGATAAGGCCCGTATGGGCGAAGTCGAGCAGGCCGTGAAGTCTCTCCCCTCCGAGCACGAACTCTACCAGGGTGACGCCCGCGATCTCTCGATGATCGAAGACGAAAGCGTCGAACTTGTCCTCACTTCGCCGCCGTACTTCAATCTCAAGGACTACGAGAACAGCACTGGTGGGGAGGACCAGTTGGGAGATATCAACGACTACGAGGACTTCAACGAGCAGATTGATCAGGTTTGGAAGCAGGCGTACGAGAAGCTCGTTCCAGGTGGACGGATGTGCGTTGTCGTCGGCGACGTCCTTCGCTCGCGAAGCGAACACGGCCGCCACCGTGTTGTTCCGCTTCACGCAACGATCCAGGAGCACTCTATCGATATCGGGTTCGACAACCTCGCGCCGATCATCTGGTACAAGATCGGAAACGCCAGCCTCGAAGCCGGGGGCAACGCACGTTTCCTGGGGAAACCCTACGAGCCCGGCGCGGTGATCAAGAACGACATCGAGTACATTCTGTTGTTCCGCAAGCCCGGCGGGTACCGCTCGCCCTCGATCGAGGAACGGATCCTCAGCGTGATCGAAGCCGACGACCACCAGAAGATGTTCCGTCAGCTCTGGGATGACATCCAGGGCGAACCACAGACCGACCACCCTGCTCCGTACCCAGCCGAGCTCGCCGAGCGCTTGATCCGGATGTTCTCGTTTGCTGGCGACACCGTGCTCGACCCATTCGCAGGGACTGGATCAACCGCGGTCGCCGCATCACGGATCGGTCGAAACTCGGTCTCCGTGGAGCTCGAGGAGCAGTACGTCGACGTCGCTGAGGACCGGATCAAGAGCGAACGCGGCACGCTCACGAATTTCGAGAATCTGAACGTCGAAATCGTCCGATAA
- a CDS encoding restriction endonuclease — translation MPQLLDELTGFEFEDLMEDVFRNLGYQNVRQAAKTGDEGRDIIMEERVNGRTRAVIVECKHTNSVGRPVIQKLHSAVSTFDYDGPRRGIVVTTGTFTGPAKEYASDLQRDGDDGSIELLDGTDLREIGEEIGLDLYNGQIEVVCEETLRPTHPTGPRDKPAREAFHEIENLDPQRIGDTLCEAVFKPTLEVAARVDATFETNVGVIHQVNTTDRLSIAGDRGRPEILSSSVDRLVQNNRSQAVDMDIEKLEKKFDKVDIEHFDRTETEYKDWVVNRLRRKHTETVHYTGDNNVDYEKTCEPRQSDISVQSIDPVYVPKVSIEAQLGEYRYPYECYVAGPSHTTIEDGIRECVHCDTSGRDETYTFCENCGSINCNSHIKTERIEQEPVCTGCAVTERFALKTKYFYDEQNREQFRQEYEQMAAHEKAMENPPLVATSAVAVVLTVLFILTQVGFV, via the coding sequence ATGCCACAACTGCTAGACGAACTCACTGGCTTCGAGTTTGAAGATCTGATGGAAGACGTCTTTCGAAATCTCGGATACCAAAATGTCCGTCAGGCCGCGAAAACGGGTGATGAAGGCCGAGACATCATCATGGAAGAGCGAGTTAACGGCCGAACACGCGCGGTGATCGTCGAATGCAAACACACCAATAGTGTCGGTCGACCGGTGATCCAGAAGCTCCACTCTGCCGTCTCGACCTTTGATTACGACGGACCGCGGCGCGGTATCGTTGTGACCACTGGAACATTCACCGGACCGGCGAAAGAATACGCATCAGATCTCCAGCGCGACGGTGACGACGGGAGTATCGAACTGCTTGACGGGACTGATCTCAGAGAGATCGGCGAAGAGATCGGGTTGGATCTCTACAACGGTCAAATCGAGGTGGTCTGTGAAGAAACGCTTCGGCCGACACATCCGACGGGACCACGAGACAAGCCGGCCCGCGAAGCGTTCCATGAGATTGAAAACCTCGACCCACAGCGAATTGGCGACACGCTCTGTGAGGCAGTGTTCAAACCAACCCTGGAAGTCGCGGCAAGAGTCGATGCGACATTCGAAACGAATGTCGGCGTGATCCACCAAGTGAACACCACCGATCGTCTTTCAATCGCTGGAGATCGCGGCCGGCCAGAGATACTCTCCTCGTCAGTTGATCGACTTGTCCAGAACAACAGGTCGCAGGCCGTGGACATGGACATCGAAAAGCTCGAGAAGAAGTTTGATAAGGTAGATATCGAGCACTTCGATAGGACCGAAACAGAGTACAAAGACTGGGTAGTCAACAGACTTCGTAGAAAACACACTGAGACAGTTCACTATACCGGAGACAATAATGTCGACTACGAGAAGACGTGCGAGCCCAGGCAGTCGGATATCTCAGTCCAGTCGATAGATCCGGTGTACGTTCCAAAAGTGTCGATCGAAGCCCAGCTCGGCGAGTACCGATATCCCTACGAGTGCTACGTCGCTGGCCCCTCACACACCACTATCGAAGACGGGATCCGAGAATGCGTCCACTGCGATACGAGCGGTCGTGATGAGACCTACACCTTCTGTGAGAACTGCGGTTCGATCAATTGTAACAGCCATATCAAGACAGAGCGTATCGAACAGGAACCGGTCTGCACGGGCTGTGCGGTGACCGAGCGGTTCGCACTGAAAACGAAGTACTTCTACGACGAACAGAACCGCGAGCAATTTCGCCAAGAATACGAACAGATGGCCGCTCATGAGAAAGCGATGGAGAACCCGCCGCTCGTTGCTACGAGCGCTGTGGCAGTGGTACTTACCGTGCTATTCATTCTGACACAGGTCGGATTTGTGTAG
- a CDS encoding FxsA family protein — MLRLIAVLLLIPLLDIMLLLAVAGVIGGLETVLLVVLTALVGMLLARAEGRHTISKIQRKLAQGEPPTDELVDGGLLIAAGAFLLTPGLVTDLVGLLLVVPLTRYPIRLALKKWVITPYVDSKTGGFATGEVYTVGFPGDGERIDFGGQGGDSDTYDVGDDDYDIGGNSTDDNR; from the coding sequence ATGCTTCGGCTGATCGCGGTCCTGCTGCTCATCCCGCTTCTGGACATCATGCTACTGCTCGCGGTCGCGGGCGTCATCGGCGGGCTCGAGACGGTCTTGCTGGTCGTGTTGACCGCGCTCGTCGGAATGTTGCTGGCTCGCGCCGAGGGGCGACACACCATTTCGAAGATCCAGCGCAAGCTCGCGCAGGGCGAACCGCCGACCGACGAGTTGGTCGACGGCGGGCTGTTGATCGCCGCTGGCGCGTTCCTGCTGACGCCCGGGCTGGTGACGGATCTGGTCGGCCTGCTGCTGGTCGTGCCGCTGACCCGGTATCCGATCCGTCTGGCGCTGAAAAAGTGGGTCATCACGCCCTACGTCGACAGCAAGACCGGCGGGTTCGCAACCGGAGAGGTCTACACTGTCGGGTTCCCCGGCGACGGCGAGCGGATTGACTTCGGCGGTCAGGGCGGAGACAGCGACACGTACGACGTCGGCGACGACGATTACGATATCGGCGGGAACAGCACAGACGACAACCGCTGA
- a CDS encoding DUF255 domain-containing protein, with translation MDEQPKVEWREWGPEAFAAAERSGSPVLLSLVAPWSPECAAMDASTYAEPRIAAHVNDGFVPVRVDADRHPRVRDRYAMGGFPSTVFLTPSGQVLTGATYLGIDGFRDILDRVRETWDANGESGGSVPRQIRETDPPGGSLSPRIEEQMVEQLLAAYDEEFGGWGVDVKFPLPRTIEFALVRAREQATRTLEAVQTHLLDTYDGGFYRYATERDWGGPRRAKLLDDNAALIRAFAHGYRYTGEESYRATAERAIEYLTTTLWTDDAPGGSGAFAASQAGEARYYRLDATDREDADPPPVDETVLADRNAIAVDALCAYHRYTDDDRSRRFAERALETVVELIDGDGAVAHFAGVESPRGLLVDQARVLAGLTTAWQVLGEPGPSRAVADWTLEHLSEEGPLRDGPAGGAGLLDRPLYPFDYAVEFASAALDLAALAEEPTYRERARETLAAYAGAADRMGVEAAEYATAVARALKPQTIRVGPPAGSDLHRAALRLADHEAVVVPGVGGETATVIDDESTVGTAETPAELESLLTER, from the coding sequence ATGGACGAACAGCCGAAAGTCGAGTGGCGCGAGTGGGGTCCCGAAGCGTTCGCGGCGGCCGAGCGGTCGGGCTCGCCGGTCCTGCTGTCGCTCGTCGCGCCGTGGTCGCCCGAGTGTGCGGCGATGGACGCCAGCACCTACGCCGAGCCGCGGATCGCCGCCCACGTCAACGACGGGTTCGTCCCCGTCCGGGTCGACGCCGACCGCCACCCGCGAGTCCGCGACCGATACGCGATGGGCGGGTTCCCCTCGACGGTCTTTCTGACGCCGTCCGGACAGGTGCTCACCGGCGCGACGTATCTGGGCATCGACGGCTTCCGGGACATCCTCGATCGCGTGCGCGAGACCTGGGACGCCAACGGCGAGTCCGGTGGCTCGGTCCCGCGCCAGATCCGGGAGACAGACCCGCCGGGCGGGTCGCTGTCGCCCCGGATCGAAGAGCAGATGGTCGAGCAGTTGCTGGCGGCCTACGACGAGGAGTTCGGCGGCTGGGGGGTGGATGTGAAGTTCCCGCTTCCCCGGACGATCGAGTTCGCGCTCGTGCGCGCTCGCGAGCAGGCCACGCGAACGCTCGAGGCCGTCCAGACGCACCTGCTGGACACCTACGACGGGGGGTTCTACCGCTATGCGACCGAGCGCGACTGGGGCGGTCCGCGCCGGGCGAAACTGCTCGACGACAACGCGGCGCTGATCCGGGCGTTCGCTCACGGCTATCGCTACACCGGCGAGGAGTCCTATCGGGCGACCGCCGAGCGGGCGATCGAGTACCTGACGACGACGCTGTGGACCGACGACGCACCGGGCGGGAGCGGCGCGTTCGCGGCCAGTCAGGCCGGCGAGGCGCGCTACTATCGGCTCGACGCGACCGACCGGGAGGACGCCGATCCGCCGCCGGTCGACGAGACAGTACTGGCCGACCGCAACGCGATCGCAGTCGACGCGCTGTGCGCCTACCACCGGTATACCGACGACGATCGCTCGCGACGGTTCGCCGAGCGCGCGCTCGAAACGGTAGTCGAACTTATCGACGGGGACGGGGCCGTCGCACACTTCGCCGGCGTGGAGAGCCCGCGAGGGTTGCTCGTCGATCAGGCACGCGTCCTCGCCGGGCTGACGACGGCCTGGCAGGTGCTCGGCGAACCCGGACCGTCCCGGGCGGTCGCCGACTGGACGCTTGAACACCTCTCCGAGGAGGGGCCGCTTCGCGACGGGCCGGCCGGTGGGGCAGGACTGCTAGACCGGCCGCTGTACCCGTTCGATTACGCCGTCGAGTTCGCCAGCGCCGCGCTCGACCTGGCCGCACTGGCCGAAGAGCCGACCTACCGGGAGCGCGCCCGCGAGACGCTGGCGGCCTACGCCGGTGCCGCCGATCGGATGGGCGTCGAGGCGGCCGAGTACGCCACGGCCGTCGCCCGCGCGCTGAAGCCCCAGACAATCCGGGTCGGTCCGCCGGCCGGGAGCGACCTCCACCGGGCCGCGCTGCGACTGGCCGATCACGAGGCCGTCGTCGTTCCCGGTGTCGGCGGCGAGACGGCGACTGTGATCGACGACGAGTCGACGGTCGGAACGGCCGAAACGCCGGCGGAACTGGAGTCGTTGCTGACCGAACGGTGA
- a CDS encoding TrmB family transcriptional regulator: MASLRDLGLSKYETQTYRSLLKSGPTTAKELSRRSDVPMGRIYDVLNSLETHSLVRSQAASRPKKYVAVEPETALDRLLEDKKRELEQQAAQYEEIVDSLADDLEAAEPLGETFWTAAIGPEETAELLIERLTAAEDRIVIVTSQFSQQFDIDEIGDRSVATLKDALDRGVDVSLLMPPEMVGSLPDDVGERYRELLQPHDGFEVRTSENVVGTFEVIDDTEVCIEVPHPLRENETFAVIDFKDPEFAATVTAEFRARWDGADSLKL; encoded by the coding sequence ATGGCTTCACTTCGCGATCTTGGGCTGTCAAAATACGAAACTCAGACATATCGATCGCTGCTCAAATCGGGACCGACAACGGCAAAGGAGTTGTCTCGTCGGAGCGACGTACCGATGGGACGGATCTACGACGTGCTCAACAGCCTGGAGACACACAGCCTCGTCCGGAGTCAGGCCGCGAGCCGTCCCAAGAAGTACGTCGCAGTCGAACCGGAGACGGCGCTGGATCGCCTGCTCGAAGACAAGAAACGCGAACTCGAACAGCAGGCCGCCCAGTACGAGGAGATCGTCGACTCGCTGGCCGACGATCTGGAGGCCGCAGAACCGCTCGGGGAGACGTTCTGGACGGCGGCGATCGGGCCCGAAGAAACCGCGGAGTTGCTGATCGAGCGGCTCACGGCCGCCGAGGACCGAATCGTCATCGTCACCTCGCAGTTCTCCCAGCAGTTCGACATCGACGAGATCGGCGACCGCAGCGTCGCCACCCTCAAGGACGCGCTCGACCGCGGCGTCGACGTCTCGCTGCTCATGCCACCCGAGATGGTCGGTTCGCTCCCGGACGACGTCGGCGAGCGCTACCGGGAACTCCTGCAACCGCACGACGGTTTCGAGGTCCGGACCAGCGAGAACGTCGTCGGCACCTTCGAAGTGATCGATGACACGGAGGTCTGCATCGAGGTGCCCCACCCCCTCCGGGAGAACGAGACGTTCGCCGTCATCGACTTCAAGGACCCGGAGTTCGCCGCGACGGTCACTGCGGAGTTTCGGGCTCGCTGGGACGGCGCTGACTCGCTCAAGTTGTAG
- a CDS encoding protein-L-isoaspartate(D-aspartate) O-methyltransferase, with product MFGGDDTRREHLLEGLRQRIDDPDVIEAMGAVPREEFVPDGQRSSAYADRPLPIGEGQTISAPHMVAIMAELLDLEPGQAVLEIGTGCGYHAAVTAELVGSGGVYSVEYHESLAREARERLAELGYEDVSVRAGDGREGWAEHAPYDRAYLTCAAPEFPDAVVEQVRPGGVLLGPLGDGHQRLVRASKREDGTLDREYHGGVRFVRMQGEGRA from the coding sequence ATGTTCGGCGGCGACGACACGAGGCGCGAGCACCTCCTCGAGGGCCTCCGCCAGCGGATCGACGATCCCGACGTCATCGAGGCGATGGGAGCCGTCCCGCGCGAGGAGTTCGTGCCCGACGGCCAGCGCTCGAGCGCCTACGCCGACCGACCGCTCCCCATCGGCGAAGGGCAGACGATCAGCGCGCCGCACATGGTCGCGATCATGGCCGAACTGCTGGATCTCGAACCTGGGCAGGCGGTACTGGAGATCGGTACCGGCTGCGGGTATCACGCCGCCGTCACGGCCGAGCTCGTCGGGTCCGGTGGCGTCTACAGCGTCGAGTACCACGAGTCCCTCGCCCGCGAGGCCCGCGAGCGACTGGCCGAACTGGGGTACGAGGACGTCTCGGTCCGCGCCGGCGACGGCCGCGAGGGCTGGGCCGAGCACGCGCCCTACGATCGGGCGTATCTGACCTGCGCCGCCCCCGAGTTCCCCGACGCGGTCGTCGAACAGGTCCGGCCCGGCGGCGTCCTGCTCGGCCCGCTGGGTGACGGCCACCAGCGGCTGGTCCGCGCCAGCAAACGCGAGGACGGCACGCTCGACCGCGAATACCACGGCGGCGTGCGGTTCGTCCGGATGCAGGGCGAAGGCCGAGCGTAG